Proteins encoded within one genomic window of Cryptosporangium minutisporangium:
- a CDS encoding aldehyde dehydrogenase family protein has translation MSASSPDVVPFWLAGEAATSDRTFEVRHPHDGSLVAVVAEPTPEQTEQAVAAAHAVRTAAAATPAHVRAAALNHVADELTARSEEVARLITAENGKPVKWARLEVARGISTFRWAAEEARRFSGELQRLDTDPAATGRIAVTRRFPRGAVLGISPFNFPLNLVAHKIAPAIAVGAPIVLKPAPKTPLAALLLGELLAATDLPTGMVSVLPVPNERAGDLVADPRLPVVSFTGSGPVGWSIKDAVPRKHVTLELGGNAAVVVCGDYPDLDWAATRIATFSNYQGGQSCIAVQRVLVARDRYEEFVPLLVDKVKAQVTGDPSDETTDVGPLIDVAAAQRVESWVDEAVGQGAELLTGGVRDNAAYAPTVLAGVPSDATVNREEVFGPVLTVTPFDTVDEAFALVNDSEFGLQAGVFTRDIQTAFTAQRVLEVGGVIVGDVPSYRADQMPYGGVKASGVGREGLRSAMTDYTEERVMVLTGVDL, from the coding sequence ATGTCTGCTTCGTCCCCTGACGTCGTGCCGTTCTGGCTGGCCGGTGAAGCCGCCACCAGCGACCGGACGTTCGAGGTCCGTCATCCGCACGACGGGTCGCTGGTCGCGGTCGTCGCCGAACCGACGCCCGAGCAGACCGAGCAGGCCGTGGCGGCGGCGCACGCGGTGCGGACCGCCGCGGCCGCGACCCCGGCGCACGTCCGGGCCGCCGCGTTGAACCACGTCGCCGACGAGCTCACCGCGCGCTCCGAGGAGGTCGCGCGGCTGATCACCGCCGAGAACGGCAAGCCGGTGAAGTGGGCCCGGCTGGAGGTCGCCCGAGGAATCTCGACGTTCCGCTGGGCGGCGGAGGAGGCTCGCCGATTCAGCGGAGAGCTGCAGCGGCTGGACACCGACCCGGCCGCGACCGGCCGGATCGCGGTGACCCGGCGGTTCCCGCGCGGGGCGGTACTGGGCATCTCGCCGTTCAACTTCCCGCTGAACCTGGTCGCGCACAAGATCGCGCCGGCGATCGCGGTCGGCGCGCCGATCGTCCTGAAGCCCGCTCCGAAGACGCCGCTCGCCGCGCTGCTGCTCGGTGAACTCCTGGCCGCGACCGACCTGCCGACGGGCATGGTGAGCGTGCTTCCGGTGCCGAACGAGCGGGCCGGTGACCTGGTCGCCGATCCGCGGCTGCCGGTGGTGTCGTTCACCGGCTCCGGCCCGGTCGGGTGGAGCATCAAGGACGCCGTGCCGCGCAAGCACGTCACGCTGGAGTTGGGCGGCAACGCCGCGGTCGTCGTCTGCGGTGACTACCCGGACCTGGACTGGGCGGCCACCCGCATCGCGACGTTCTCGAACTACCAGGGTGGGCAGTCCTGCATCGCGGTGCAGCGGGTGCTGGTCGCCCGCGACCGCTACGAGGAGTTCGTCCCGCTCCTCGTCGACAAGGTGAAAGCGCAGGTCACCGGCGACCCGTCGGACGAGACGACCGACGTCGGCCCGCTCATCGACGTCGCGGCCGCGCAGCGGGTCGAGTCGTGGGTGGACGAGGCGGTCGGGCAGGGCGCCGAGCTGCTCACCGGTGGTGTCCGTGACAACGCGGCCTACGCGCCGACCGTGCTGGCCGGCGTGCCGTCCGACGCCACGGTCAACCGCGAGGAGGTGTTCGGACCGGTCCTCACGGTGACCCCGTTCGACACCGTCGACGAGGCGTTCGCGCTGGTCAACGACTCCGAGTTCGGGTTGCAGGCCGGGGTGTTCACGCGGGACATCCAGACGGCGTTCACCGCGCAGCGAGTGCTGGAGGTGGGCGGAGTGATCGTGGGGGACGTGCCGAGCTACCGCGCCGACCAGATGCCGTACGGCGGCGTGAAGGCGTCCGGCGTCGGACGCGAGGGCCTGCGATCGGCGATGACCGACTACACCGAAGAACGGGTGATGGTCCTAACGGGTGTGGATCTGTAA
- a CDS encoding winged helix-turn-helix domain-containing protein, whose translation MEERTDPTGDELLLMLSALANPHRLRIVAALAAGRNYVSRLAREMGMSRPLLHMHLQRLEAAGLVSGHHEVSEDGKAMRYVEVTPFALRLTPQQIAAATRTLSGPTNEGR comes from the coding sequence ATGGAAGAGCGCACCGACCCCACCGGCGACGAGCTGTTGCTGATGCTGAGCGCACTGGCGAATCCGCATCGGCTCCGCATCGTGGCTGCCCTTGCCGCCGGCCGGAACTACGTCAGTCGGCTAGCCCGCGAGATGGGCATGAGCCGGCCGTTGTTGCACATGCACCTGCAGCGCTTGGAAGCAGCCGGGTTGGTGTCAGGCCATCACGAGGTCTCGGAGGACGGGAAAGCGATGAGATACGTCGAGGTGACGCCGTTCGCCCTGCGGCTGACCCCCCAGCAGATCGCGGCCGCCACCCGCACGCTCAGCGGCCCCACCAACGAGGGGCGGTGA
- a CDS encoding DUF427 domain-containing protein, with amino-acid sequence MTVRATWNGVVIAESDDTVVVEGNHYFPASAVRADFLRPSQTHTFCPWKGTASYYSIEVDGTENRDAAWYYPAPKEAAAAITDHVAFWRGVTVTED; translated from the coding sequence GTGACCGTACGAGCGACCTGGAACGGTGTCGTGATAGCGGAGAGCGACGACACGGTCGTCGTGGAGGGGAACCACTACTTCCCCGCGTCGGCGGTTCGGGCCGACTTCCTGCGCCCGTCACAGACGCACACGTTCTGCCCGTGGAAGGGCACCGCGAGCTACTACTCGATCGAGGTGGACGGCACCGAGAACCGGGATGCCGCCTGGTACTACCCGGCGCCGAAGGAGGCCGCCGCCGCGATCACCGACCACGTCGCGTTCTGGCGCGGCGTCACGGTCACCGAGGACTGA
- a CDS encoding extracellular solute-binding protein, which produces MFPTYARRLTTALVAALVLAGCTGDGDEKKSVPSPTKFTVPTAGPASSLGQTEGALNLVAPAGYVETGRTDKSADWVTPFTKATGCKVEVTLTSGPDETASLMASGRYDGVAATGDVALRLVNQGTVAPVNTTLVPGYAQVVPGLKDKPWYTVDGVRFGVPVGRSANVLLWRTDVVTKPLTSWQSVYQAGSPYQGRVTAPETPMTIADAAQYLKTARPELGIRSPYALTEAQLDAVVETLKIQRKLAGGYWTDYRQAVPAFTSKRVVVGQTSLAIAQLTKASGAPVQSAVPAEGSTGTSTTWMLGAKAPHPNCMYRWMDHVLSPTVNARMAEWLGIAPATAAACAKTTDRSWCRTFHATDEPFYAKVAMQTAPLVDCRDDRGTTCTSYGTWSEAWKRAVG; this is translated from the coding sequence TTGTTCCCCACGTACGCCCGCAGACTGACCACCGCACTCGTCGCCGCACTCGTCCTCGCTGGCTGCACCGGCGACGGCGACGAGAAGAAGAGCGTCCCGTCGCCGACGAAGTTCACGGTCCCCACGGCCGGCCCCGCGTCCAGCCTCGGCCAGACCGAGGGTGCCCTGAACCTGGTCGCACCGGCCGGCTACGTCGAGACCGGCCGGACCGACAAGTCCGCGGACTGGGTCACGCCGTTCACGAAGGCCACCGGCTGCAAGGTCGAGGTGACGCTGACCAGCGGGCCCGACGAGACCGCCTCGCTGATGGCGAGCGGACGCTACGACGGCGTGGCCGCGACCGGCGACGTCGCGCTCCGGCTGGTGAACCAGGGCACGGTCGCGCCGGTCAACACCACGCTCGTGCCGGGGTACGCGCAGGTCGTGCCGGGGCTGAAGGACAAGCCCTGGTACACCGTGGACGGCGTGCGGTTCGGCGTCCCGGTGGGGCGCTCGGCCAACGTCCTGCTCTGGCGCACCGACGTGGTGACCAAGCCCTTGACGTCCTGGCAGTCGGTCTACCAGGCGGGCTCGCCGTACCAGGGCCGGGTGACCGCGCCGGAGACGCCGATGACGATCGCCGACGCCGCGCAGTACCTCAAGACCGCGCGACCGGAACTCGGAATCCGCAGTCCGTACGCGTTGACCGAGGCTCAGCTGGACGCGGTGGTCGAGACGCTGAAGATCCAGCGGAAGCTGGCCGGCGGGTACTGGACGGACTACCGGCAGGCGGTGCCGGCCTTCACGTCCAAGCGGGTAGTGGTGGGACAGACCAGCTTGGCCATCGCTCAGCTGACGAAGGCGAGCGGTGCGCCGGTGCAGTCGGCGGTGCCGGCCGAGGGGTCGACCGGAACGTCCACCACCTGGATGCTCGGCGCGAAGGCGCCGCACCCCAACTGCATGTACAGGTGGATGGACCACGTGCTCAGCCCCACGGTGAACGCGCGGATGGCGGAGTGGCTGGGAATCGCGCCCGCGACCGCCGCCGCCTGTGCGAAGACGACCGACCGGTCCTGGTGCCGGACGTTCCACGCGACCGACGAGCCGTTCTACGCGAAGGTCGCGATGCAGACGGCGCCGCTCGTCGACTGCCGCGATGACCGCGGAACCACCTGCACCAGCTACGGCACCTGGTCAGAAGCGTGGAAACGCGCCGTGGGCTGA
- a CDS encoding YidH family protein: MADEVRLRQPNEARPTDPADELDYRFSLANERTFLAWIRTALALVGGGLAVDQLLPDLGRPALRATIASVLLVLGAATAVHAAVRWVQVERRMRSGRDLPSTRYPQVLALLLALGAVLLVLVVVLGADR, translated from the coding sequence ATGGCTGATGAGGTGCGACTCCGCCAGCCGAACGAGGCAAGACCTACCGATCCGGCAGACGAACTCGACTACCGGTTCTCGCTGGCCAACGAACGCACGTTCCTCGCCTGGATCCGCACCGCGCTCGCCCTGGTCGGCGGTGGGCTCGCTGTCGACCAGCTGCTACCCGACCTGGGCCGTCCCGCGTTGCGGGCCACGATCGCGTCCGTCCTGCTGGTGCTCGGCGCGGCAACCGCGGTGCACGCGGCGGTCCGCTGGGTGCAAGTCGAGCGGCGGATGCGCTCCGGGCGTGACCTGCCGTCCACCCGGTACCCCCAGGTGCTCGCGCTGTTGCTGGCGCTCGGTGCGGTGCTCCTCGTCCTCGTCGTCGTTCTCGGCGCCGACAGGTGA
- a CDS encoding DUF202 domain-containing protein yields MTTRRRPPGLASERTALAWVRSLTGLGGVTLLLSRGLLMHWPLLPATIVIGAIGAFVLAACVLGERRWLALRRPEPGPPHASVVVAITAGAVLTAALGGLVLLH; encoded by the coding sequence GTGACGACGCGCCGGCGACCTCCGGGGCTGGCGTCGGAGCGCACCGCGCTGGCCTGGGTCCGATCGCTGACCGGCCTCGGCGGCGTCACGCTGTTGCTGTCCCGCGGGCTGTTGATGCACTGGCCGCTGCTCCCGGCCACGATCGTGATCGGCGCGATCGGAGCCTTCGTACTGGCGGCGTGCGTACTCGGCGAACGCCGATGGCTCGCTCTGCGTCGGCCCGAGCCGGGGCCGCCGCATGCGAGCGTGGTCGTCGCGATCACCGCCGGCGCGGTGCTCACCGCCGCCCTGGGCGGCCTCGTGCTCCTGCACTGA
- a CDS encoding esterase-like activity of phytase family protein encodes MRSLPLPFRLAVPVGTVLTALATVMLSATPSAAYSSKYSEVTLLGRSGISATDYQPGPVSGTALDKTTVNGVTPPFDGQPIPGFSAAITATPGDRSGRRLLAMPDNGFGTKANSADFLLRAYYVRPHYRTGPSRTPGLGKTSIDGFLSFRDPDRKIPFPIVNGSTKDRLLTGADFDIESLQRDAQGNLWIGDEFGPYLVKVDKTGKVLQAPIPLADGTKSPQSPDLKAGETPSLGASNGFEAMAISSDGRKLYPILEGPKVADTDKARRVVYEFDVRANKYTGKTWSINVSAVGNVVADAQVLDGRRIAWLERDNFEGAEAKVKKIQIADLDTADSTGAVKSTTIADLLRIADPRRISTPARTGEFGVGPTFAFPFQSVETILPLTGERVFVTNDNNFPGNDGRITGKADDVELIQIVVPGLRKH; translated from the coding sequence GTGCGCAGCCTCCCGCTGCCGTTCCGTCTCGCCGTTCCGGTCGGCACTGTGCTCACAGCGCTCGCCACGGTGATGCTCTCGGCGACCCCGTCCGCCGCGTACTCGTCGAAGTACAGCGAGGTGACGCTGCTCGGCCGTTCGGGCATCTCGGCGACGGACTACCAGCCCGGCCCGGTCTCCGGCACCGCGCTCGACAAGACGACGGTGAACGGTGTCACGCCGCCGTTCGACGGGCAGCCGATCCCCGGCTTCTCGGCGGCGATCACCGCCACACCGGGCGACCGGTCCGGCCGGCGGCTGCTGGCGATGCCGGACAACGGCTTCGGTACCAAGGCGAACTCCGCCGACTTCCTGCTGCGCGCCTACTACGTGCGGCCGCACTACCGGACCGGGCCGTCCCGCACGCCGGGCCTCGGTAAGACTTCGATCGACGGGTTCCTCAGCTTCCGCGACCCCGACCGCAAGATCCCGTTCCCGATCGTGAACGGATCGACGAAGGACCGGCTGCTGACCGGCGCCGACTTCGACATCGAGTCGCTCCAGCGGGACGCGCAGGGCAACCTCTGGATCGGCGACGAGTTCGGACCGTACCTGGTCAAGGTCGACAAGACCGGCAAGGTCCTGCAGGCTCCGATCCCGCTCGCGGACGGCACGAAGTCGCCGCAGTCGCCGGACCTGAAGGCCGGCGAGACGCCCTCCCTCGGCGCGAGCAACGGGTTCGAGGCGATGGCGATCTCTTCGGACGGCAGGAAGCTCTACCCGATCCTCGAGGGTCCGAAGGTCGCCGACACCGACAAGGCCCGCCGGGTGGTGTACGAGTTCGACGTCCGCGCGAACAAGTACACCGGTAAGACCTGGTCGATCAACGTCAGCGCGGTCGGGAACGTGGTCGCCGACGCCCAGGTGCTGGACGGACGTCGGATCGCGTGGCTCGAGCGGGACAACTTCGAGGGCGCCGAGGCGAAGGTCAAGAAGATCCAGATCGCCGACCTGGACACCGCCGACAGCACCGGCGCCGTGAAGTCGACGACCATCGCCGACCTGCTGAGGATCGCGGATCCGCGGCGGATCTCGACCCCGGCCCGCACCGGTGAGTTCGGCGTGGGCCCGACGTTCGCCTTCCCGTTCCAGTCGGTGGAGACGATCCTGCCGCTCACGGGCGAGAGGGTGTTCGTCACCAACGACAACAACTTCCCGGGCAACGACGGCCGGATCACGGGCAAGGCCGACGACGTCGAGCTGATCCAGATCGTGGTGCCGGGCCTGCGCAAGCACTGA